Sequence from the Arvicola amphibius chromosome 3, mArvAmp1.2, whole genome shotgun sequence genome:
caataaaaaaaataaacgatatcttgaaatttgtaggcagatggatctagaaaacatcatattaagttaGGTAAattagatccagaaagacaaatataatacatactcactcttaagtggcttttagacataaagaaaaaaaaaaaacagcctacaattcacaaccccagagaacctagacagcaaagagaacTCTAGAGTCATACATGGATaaaatctatatgggaagtagaaaaggacaagatctcctgagtaaattgggagcgtggggacatgggagagggtaaagAAGAGgcgggaggaaggaaaaggagtgaaaaaaaatatatagctcaataaaaaagaacttaaaaataagagTTCTCAAAGTGTGTAAACTGTCATTTGCTTATCTACAAAGTCAAGAACATTTAACATTCCAAATAAGCAGAAAGTCAAATACTTGCTGATAATTCCATATCTAACAGTCATGGTGAATTAGGAGACACTAggcaaattcaaaataaattgacAAAGAAATCAAACTATGACTCAAAAATACCCCAAACTCACTGTATACAATAGCTCCTCTGGAGTGACAGGGCTGGTGAAGATTGTCCGTAGGCATCGGAGGCAAGCTTCAATGAACTTCAGGTCTGGGGATAGTAGTCCTATTAAAAGAAATTACATGTGAgacacagttttgtttgtttgttttggttctttgagacagagtttttctgtgcagccctggcaatgctggaactcgttctgtagaccaggctggccttgaactcagagatacacatatctcctgagtgctgaaataaaagacgtgtgccaccatctTTCACCCAGCATTTAAAGTACTATAAATACAATATGGAGAAACTGGTTCTCTACATACCTTGTAGTAAGGCAGGGATAATATGGCAGTCTAGTAGAGACTTGACATTGTTTTCTGTGCCCATTGCAAGACTCCCTAACACCACTGCACATTCAGTTTTCAGCTCTGTACTTGAGGTTTCTTGTTGAAGCAAATACAACAATCTAAAAAAATAAGGGGGACTTAGTAAACAAACTGTAAAACAAAGGTAACTAATGTAACAAAGCAGTGTGGTAAGAACAGTGTGAGACAGAAAAGCCAGAGCCGGTTTACAAGACTCGCAGTGGCAATCGGAGTCCTACTAGAGTGCAATCATGTCTGTTATGTCCTATAACGGAGGGGCCATCATGGCCACGAAGGGAAAGAACTGTGTGGCCACCGCCGCAGACAGGCACTTCGGGATCCAGGCCCAGATGGTGACCACAGACTTCCAGATCTTTCCCATGGGTGACAGGCTCTACATAGGCTTGGGCGGGCTGGCCACCGATGTCCAGACAGTTGCCCAGCGCCTCAAGTTCTGGCTGAACCTGTATGAGCTGAAGGAAGGTCGGCAGATCAAGCCCTACACCCTCATGAGCATGGTGGCCAACCTCCTGTATGAGAAACGGTTTGGTCCCTACTACACAGAGCCTGTCATTGCCGGGTTGGACCCGAAGACCTTTAAGCCCTTCATTTGCTCTCTAGACCTCATTGGCTGCCCCATGGTAACTGACTACTTTGTAGTCAGTGGTACCTGCTCCGAACAGATGTATGGGATGTGCGAGTCTCTCTGGGAGCCCAACGTGGATCCAGAACACCTGTCTGAGACCATTTCCCAAGCCATGATGAACGCCGTGGACCGGGATGCTGTCTAGGGCATGGGCATCATTGTCCACATCATTGAAAAGGACAAGATCACCACCAGGACACTGAAGGCCCGGATGGACTAACCCTGCACTCTGGTCCCggtttccttttgttatttttctttttaataaaattgcttttcgccgggcggtggtggcgcacgcctttaatcccagcactcgggaggcagaggcaggcggatctctgagttcgaggccagcctggtctacaagagctagttccaggacaggctctacaaactacagggaaaccctgtctcgaaaaccaaaaaaaaaaaaaaaaaaaaaaaaaaaaaaagcttttcaaaaaaaaaaaagagcagtgtGGGAAATATATcccacataataaaaatatggtgGACACAAGCAATCAAAAGGCAGAGTTGTAAAGCACACTCCCAACTGATACTTTTACAGCAACCCCTGcacccagggctcagggaacactgcataAGAATAGgcagagaagccgggcggtggtggcgcacgcctttaatcccagcactcgggaggcagaggcaggcggatctctgtgagttcgagaccagctctggtctacaagagctagttccaggacaggctccaaagccacagagaaaccctgtctcgaaaaaaccaaaaaaaaaaaaaaaaaaaaaaaaaaaaaaaaaaaaaaagaataggcagagagactgtaagagccagaggaacagagagGTTGTTGTGAAACTGTGTTTCCTAGGAATGTCAGATCTACATCATATGGTCTCACCGCCTGATGCACTAAACATGGATAACACCAACAGACAAGTTAGCATGGACAGGGAAATCTCTCAAGGCTTCAATCCTAGATAAAGAAGTACAGGCAAGTAAGAAATGGTGAGAACAAGACAAAGTTTTCTCGAAAGAACATGCCAATTGGTCATCCAGTatcaaatggtcatccctgaaaatatatatgtgtgtgcgtgcatgtgtgtgtttatgtttatatatatatatatatgttaaatataagcacatatataacatatatgtttatttatatatatatatatatatatatatatatatatacacacacacacacaggtaacattatacagactgaataagctgtatttatttattttatatatttaggactactcacacacaccaacaattaataaaaaagaaaaagagagcaagagggaaggtttggagagataaatagaagggagaaatggtgtaattacattataatctcaaaaaagtaattaaaaataaaaatatgattgtcTGAACTTATTTGGATATTTTTGAGAAGTATTTATTTATACCATCTgctaatccaattaaaaaaacagaaagagaaaaaaaattaaagaaactttctttttttttttttcaagacagagtttctctgtagctttggtgtctgtcctggaactagctcttgtagaccaggctgaccttgaactcaccgagatctttGCCTTGAAACTGTCTTATTTTATACAAGATAAATATCTCAGTTTACTAAACTATAAGCCTGAAAGTTGTAAGCAAATGGTCTCTACAGAAACGGCACCATGCTCCATGTTATCTGCCACTTCCTAGAGGGTCAGAATATGAACATTCCCAATGCCAAGTTCTATTGAATCTTAAATGCAAAGCAGAAATGGACCCTGAATTCAGAGCAGTAGTTCTAAGACGAATTCTTACTAATTTTTGTAACAAAAACATTCAGAGTCCTTGTGAAGTTCTTCATGAATGGAaagctttcttctcttcctaATTACCCCATtccagtttgaggtcagcttgccAAAGAACTACTCCCAAAATCCTCAACCTCCACCACTTTATGACTAGCTCCCTTATTCTATGAACCCTGATGctccctaaacacacacacacacacacacacacacacacatttgtgtttatgtgtatatgcttcTTAGAGATGgctctgtattttaaaacatttattttaaaaaaatgcactttaaaaaaaaataagaaagaatatgttAAGCAAGGGGGAATATTATAATTGAAGAAGTACATTACAAACTTGGCATGAATGGAAGAAAAGTAAGTTAGTAAACATACCTTGGAACAGCTCCTAAAACAATGAGGTTGGCTTTCTGTTTATTGTTTCCAATTACAGCATTTTTCATGTCTCtgaattcagaagaaaaaaacacaaatatgcTGAGACAGCATAGGAAATTATCAAACCAACTCATTCACTTTATCATGCAACATCTTGGATTATGCAAGTCCAAAAGTGAGTGACAAACCCCAACCCCTCACCCTTGCCACCTAGAGTActaaagagaggagacagagcaaGTCGTTAATTGGCTACGGGACTGTACAACAGGAGGCAGTGAGGATGAGAAATACTCAGTCCTGGTAAAGACTTCCACTAAAAACAAGCTGGCTTCTTCTAACATGGGCAACAATCCTTTGAATACAAGAGTATGCTAGGCCACCTTTAATACAGCTCTGGGAGTAGAAGACAAACCACCAGCCGATGGAACCTACCTAACTTTGTAGCAAGGACCACTCTGTtccacctccctctcttcattcatatctgtgtttatgtgtttgtgcgtgcgtgcacgcgcgcacatgtgagtgtgtgtgtgtagcatgcgTTTACTTAGGAAACAGGAAGATTCTTAGAATAAAGGAGATGATCATGAGTGGTGGAGGGCAAGGATTTAGGGAACAGTTATTTGATCCTAATGTTTCAATGTTTCAATGtggtaattcttcttcttcttcttcttcttcttcttcttcttcttcttcttcttcttcttcttcttcttcttcttcttcttcttcttcctcttcttcttctccccccccctctctctgtgtgcatgtacactcacacgcatgcacacacatgcatgtgagtacaggtgcccacagaggccagaagagggcatctgatctcctggagctggcattacaggtagTTATGAACTGCCCAACAagggtgctgggcatcaaacttaAGTTCTCTGGAAAAGTAGCAAGCATTCTAAATCACtcccatctctctaggccctgaACATttcttatgattttattttatctgcttGATTAGTTTATTAGTTGTATCCcttttgtgtttgattttgttttttaatggtttctttaaaatttccaatGCAATATTTCACttcctacatttttttcttcatatgatATCCCATTAAACATCAGAAAAGACTGGTGAATACATTTCCATCCCCATCCTTTCTGTGTACTGCTGTGGTCATACATTTTGCAGTATGTTGGTTAGAAACAATACACTACATAGTATTGGTATTTTTGCTTAGGTATCCAATtatcttttaagaagaaaaaatattaatttttgtatatttttatatttgcttttattctaGCCACACAAAGCAGAGTTCTTTACTTCAAAAATTGTATTCCAAAATAAGAGTACCTCTATAAATTTATATTCTTGGATGGCCCCAAGGGATAtgtacagaaaatataaatatggcaaaacaatttcaaaattaccaataaaatgcttttaaagtaCTTGCCTTAATTGATAAGAACTGTCTGGTACAGAGTACCAGGGCGATTTCCTAAAGAAGCGTTACTACACCCAAGGGCACCTCAGACACTTACAAGGATGTCCAGGGAGACTCCCAGTCATAGTTTTACAAATGAGTGGAAAACCCTTTTTGTACAGATTTAAAGCAAATGACATTTTCCCCCAGGAGTGTATATGCCACATACATAaaagagaattcttttttaatcAGATCTTCTGGATGATTTAAAACAGATAATTAACTATTCACTATGAGGCTATTAGGCTTAACAATAttcattaaggttttttttttaaccaaattcTGATATACAGTTATACAACAGTAGAATACTAAGGCCTCAATAAAGAACAGTTAGTGAAGACTGTACACTTGGGCTCCTACTTCCTGATCAAAGCCTATTGTTTTCTCCTTAGAGACAGTTCTGAATCACTGCCACACTAACCTACCAGTTGGTCACACACTTTCACCAAGCCCTTGGTGTTTTCTTTCAGTCTATGCTAAGTGCGGCACACTCGCCGACCCAGAACCCACCTGCTCAGTCTCTGTCATGCCAGGTGTTACTTATGTTCTCTACTATAGAACTCTCAATCCTTGTTCCTTGTTTCCCCTTCCCAAACTAAGCAAAAAATGAGACGTCTATCCCTACAATAGTCTGTAGAGACATCCCAAATACCCAAAAACCAAAGTAAAGTGCATTacagacaaaagacaaaacaaacaaaccagcaaaaacaattttctaattttcttaataGTTTGTTATCAATGTTTAAGAAAAAAGGGATTTTTGCTTTAGCTTCAGTAAATAAATATATCCATGTTACACAGAAATGTTAACAGCCAGAAAATTAAATACATTCAGTTGTTACTCTAGTAACCTAGCAGGTTCATGAAACTGTTAGGACAGACATGACAATCACCTCATTTACAGACAGTGGTGTGTGTCAGTCTGCCTGTCATCATCTACTCATCCCTGTCCTCAGTCTTCTGGTCTAAGACTGAGGTCATTGTTACTCCCTACAGGATGACCTGACAGCTCCAGGTTTGGGTAAGTGTTTCTCTGGGAGCCTTTAATTAAAGAACACTCTTCACTCTGTTTTGATTCCCTTTTACAGACAAGAATGTAAGTCTGACCTGGAAATATCAGAAATGTTACTATAAGGATcattacttataataattctttaaaatgtacGCCGGagaaatacttttataaaaaGCAAACCCAATGAAGATTTCAGTATAACAAAGCTATGCAAGATATAcctccacctacctctacctccccaccccatccacctTCCAAGTTTACATAGTACTCCACACCTACTACTCTGTTTCATCTTCATGGCAGCAATGGGTAAGAGTAACCCCACGAGAAAGATGAAACTCAGATTtgtgtatttgcttatttttgagaacCCCATATTAAAGGACAGATGCAAGAATGACAACAGGGTTGGGGcttacaccttcaatcccagcactggagagattgAGACAGGGAGATCATGAGTTTAAAACCAGTCTAGACGACATAGTAAGTTCAGACTACTCAGGGAGACctgtaatgaaaaacaaaaaccaaaccaaagaggccgggcggtggtggcgcacgcctttaatcccagcactcgggaggcagaggcaggcagatctctgagttcgaggccagcctggtctacaagagctagctccaggacaggctctagaaactacagggaaaccctgtctcgaaaaaccaaaaaaaaaaaaaaaaaaaaaaaaaaaaaccaaagaatcaACTCATGTCTTCTATGGCAGATGACtgctttttccatttccttctacACATAAGGAGTTTATAGCAACCTGATGAAAAACTAAATTTGgtatctttccttttatttttctatgtctatatacaaaataaaagtatttttaacttttaatcagACATCTTTTTCCCAGgagatcaaaagaaaataatttcttgccTATCTTATCTATTGATGCTTGAGAGAAGGGTATGCCTGATTATATTCTTCTAAAAGTCAACAATCAGTTCTCAAGTTCAATGCTGTATTAGGTGTTCTGGAAGttacaaaatatcacacaatgcGATGCCTGTCTTGAAGAGTTAAAATCTCCctggagaaacaaaaaaatattacaaacagTGTCAGGTCAGCCAAATTATAAATTTAGTATTTATAGTATAGGTTTAAAAACAGAGATgctaggtctggagagatggctcagaggttaagagcacttccagaggtcctgagttcaattcccagcaaccacatggtggctcacaaccatctgtactgagatctggtgccctcctctggcgtgtgggcatacatcgaggcagaatgttgtatacataataaataaataaatctttaaaaaaaagagatgctAAACTTGAAAGATTTTTGAGGCAATGGGAGGAGCTAACTTGAACTGTAGAAAATGGTCAGAACTTGGGCAAGCAGATGGCAAGAGCAAAAGAAAAGCCTATTGGCAGATTATGATGGGAGTGAAGACAGGAGGAACATAATCTGAAAAAAGAAGGTTCACTTTAGGTGGCGTGAAACCAAAGTGacagggagaagacagagacTAGCGGAGGACTAGGGGGGAACTGTGACTTCGATCACAGAAGAGGCTTTCTCCAAAAGACAAAAGTGCACAACATAATAATAACTGTGCaacaaatgttcaacattttgaagtatattaacattttaaattcaacCATTCCAAAGAACATCAAAGAGTATGTTAATACATTACAGAATAATGTGGCAGCAACAGGTACCTTATACATATGAAaagatgtattatatataaaCGAGTACATAGCAGGCCTTCAGTCAgccttacacatatacacatacaaagagGTCTTTCTATAGCTAGCAAAGACGATGTCAAATTGAGCTAAGGCACTATGGCAATCTCACTGTTGGCTGAACTCCCAGGCTAAGTTCCCATTTAGAACACCACTTTTTAGACTCGGGATTATTCTATCACACTGCTCTTCTAGTATACTcttgctttatgtatttattgaccAAAAAGTTAACATTGTAACCTTAAAAATTCTCAAGAAGcaaatacttcatttttatgtGAACTTCTAATTCTGGTTCCTTTAGCAAATAAAAGAAGACCCTGTCTATATCAAAAGCAGAGACACTGTTTTCTGGAGTCAGAAAACAGTAATCATTACCAAAAGCATCTCATCTCAGTCGTACACTAAAATACTTTAGAAAGCACTTGAGAAACTGGATCTTAGTGAGAACCAGTTCTATGGCATCGACGATTACCTGTGAATTCCTTGAGGAATCTAGGCCAGATCTGATTCTACTCAACCTGGAAACTACAGAGCCAGCCATGTTTGTTCAGATCACCCTTGCCTTTCAACATAGGAATATAAATGCATGGTCACATGGGAGTATCAACTGATCTTCTTTTAAAGAACCATGACAATAAAACCAGACCAATAGTCTAATTTACATGTTCTGAATACATGGTAaataggggaagaaaggggaacatTTAAATAGTTTTGATTCATGATCTACAAAAGTTTGAGTGCTTCAACTATGAGTTTAAGGCATCTGAACCAATACCACAGTAACCTTGCCAAAAACTGTACTGCAGCTGTCTTCTGTTTActgctgttgttttgaggcaggggaTCACacagtccaggttggccttgaacttcttataTGGCCAAAGCTGGCTTCCAATTcaagttcttcctgcctctgcccctgtgcACTAGAATTATGGGTACTCATTACTTCCGTGTTCCATAACAACAATTGCTTAGTCATATACTAATCTCCATACTAAAGAAAGCTCAGAATTTGCAATGTAGTCTAGTTTGTCTGGTATGCCTGCTTCCTCTACAGCTGCAAATTCTACTATAACTCACGACCTACAGGAGTAGCATCCCACCTGCACATATCTCATGCCACACCTATCTTCTGTTCAGTTATGCATTTGAAACTTGGCtcttttaggggaaaaaaaggattGGGTTCTTTATTCAAGTCTTTGATACAGTAGGATCATTCAAATTTATGCTGAATGTTATACTAACCGttcatctctgagttcaaggccagcctggtctacagagtaagtaccAGGAgagcacagatacacagagaaaccctgtctctaaaaacaaaacaaagtaatataCATTAGACTTTAAGATGTAGccggcagtggtgcacacctttagtctcagcacttgggaagcagaggtggaggaCCTctttcagttcaaggccagcctggtttatagagctagttcagggacagcaagggctacacagagaaacataaaataaaataaaataaaataaaatattcattctttaaCAACTGTCAAGTAATACCAATACTTAATATAACTTTCCCAATACAGTTGCAATCACCAACTAGTAACATGCTCCTTCATGCTCTGCGTTATTCACGAGCAGCTCACGTTTAATTTCTTCAACTTTGTTTTCCTATGTTATTTATATTCATAATcttttgtgagaaaaaaataaatttaatggagctataaaaataaaactcagttgAATTGTAGATTAAGTTATAGTTCTTATCAATcttatatgtttctccatttggATTCTAGATATATAAGCATTTACTTTAGTTTCTGTCTAAACTAAAACTAGTTTTAGTTCCTCACCTAAAACTAAAAGGTTCTCTTTGGTTGGTTCTATTCTAGATATTTTCCTCTAGATATCTATTGTATACAATATGACTCCTATATAATGTTATGAAAATGAGCACCTTTTCCTAAATATCACTGTGGTTTCCTTTTTTCTATCAATATTGTACTGAACAAATGTAtctaaaaaaagaatgttaaaacTATAATTCACTTTTTACTCTATAATTTGTTATAATTTTCAGACAGTGACATtgttcaggaaaaataaatatttgtatgtaGAGAAAAAAGCTTTATTAAAACCTCGGTGAATATGCCTCTGTAAGGCTAGCTCCACTTTGAAACAGAGTGGGAAGCAAAGGCTGGCGACATGTCCCTTCCAGACCGTGAGCAGATGTGAGCAGCCACCTCTGTCACGGGAGCACTCTCACCTGGATCAGGTCCTCTagctcctctccttcttctcttcagttCAAACTGTactgcttctgatttttttttaaacttgaactttcctttctcttttctgaagagactcatatcttttttccccccatcaattgaagaaaggcttttattaggggtgaggaaacacacacatatagcaaacacacagagagaggaaaaaaacctCCAAGAAGCAGAGGGGAGACTA
This genomic interval carries:
- the LOC119808982 gene encoding proteasome subunit beta type-3-like, producing MSVMSYNGGAIMATKGKNCVATAADRHFGIQAQMVTTDFQIFPMGDRLYIGLGGLATDVQTVAQRLKFWLNLYELKEGRQIKPYTLMSMVANLLYEKRFGPYYTEPVIAGLDPKTFKPFICSLDLIGCPMVTDYFVVSGTCSEQMYGMCESLWEPNVDPEHLSETISQAMMNAVDRDAV